A window of Corvus hawaiiensis isolate bCorHaw1 chromosome 15, bCorHaw1.pri.cur, whole genome shotgun sequence genomic DNA:
AAACAAGAAATAGTTAATCGGGTGCAGGTACCTAAAGATGACAGAGGAATCAACATGGAACAAAAGTTGAACATACTTATTAAAGACACTCTTGGTAAGCAGTGAACTCCATGTATTTGCCATGAAGACAATAGAATCATAAATgccctgagttggaagggacctcaaagctcctCTCATTCcaccagggacaccttccactatcccaggttgctccaagccctgtccagcctggccttggacactttcatggatccagggacagccacagcttctctgggcaccctgtgccagggcctgcccaccctcacagggaaggatttcctcccaatatcccatccagccctgcgctctgtcagtgtgaagccattcccccttgtcctgtccttcCAGGCCCTtataaaaagtctctctccatcatGTTGGCTCCTTCAGgaactggaaggccacaatgaggtcaccccaaagcttctcttctccaggctgagcaatcccaactctcccagcctttcctcccagcagagctgctccagccctctgatctcACTACATTGAAATGCAAACAATTTCTGAAATAGAGGAAAGAATGAACCCTTTCCTGATTTCAGTTGTCCCAACCAAAGTGTCCCCTGGCTTTGTGTCACCCGTAGGAATGTGCCATGAGCAGTGACCTGAGAGCagcttctcttcccctcccctttcagGACTTCCTGTGGCTGGACAGACGTCGGAGTTCGTGAACCAAGTCCTGGAGAAGACGGCAGAGGGGGACCCCACCGGCGGCCTCGTGGGGCTCCGGATACCCATGGCAAAAGTTTAGGACAGGACTTGAGCTGCTCCTGGGTCAGGTTCCACCTGTGCTGTCGAGTTCCTCGTTGTAAATGGCATTCTGGTCTGCATGTCAGCTTAGCATTCTGTAAACACTCACCAGTAGGTTCCATTGGTTTCAAGTAACAGTGTAGGAAAACAAATCACAGCATGGTAGAAAATGCTGCAGAGCATTTTTGGACCATAAACCAGATAGTTTCAAAGCTGCTTTACGCTCAAGGGCAGAAATGAGAGTTCTCTTTCAAATGATCTAGGACCAGAATATATCACTTTTGTTTTAGAAGCAAAAATGTGGGTTTGGCTAGTGAAAATTTTTAGCGTTTGCCAGACATTGTGACAGGTTTATGGTCCAAGTGAAGTAAGAGGAAGCATTTTTTTGGTGAAGCTGTCAATGTAGGGagttttttgttcctttttttttttttttaaataattggattttcttttcttgttcttaaAAAGAACCAGTAAGCTTTCTTTGCAACCATTAACTTGTACATAGCACACGCAGCATTAGAGCTAGTGTGCCATATAAGACTTTAATTTTCTGAGCTTAATAGAGTATTTAAATGTCTGTgcaagcaagagaaaaaaaaagtatattcttTGTGCCTTGTATTTTGTGGGGAGAGCTATCAGTATAAGCTGGTAAAGTTTTGTATGAAGAAAACCCTGAGGGGCAAAACCAAGCTGTATAGATGGTGAGATTTTAggttttaatgtatttgttCCAGCTCTTAAAAATTTTTGAATGTATATAGGAATATGTTGAAAATGTAGATATATGCCACAGAGTCTATGTATTGTATAAAAGATGGCTCTAGAAAACTCAATTTCGGTACTTTGGCCggaagaaaacaaatacttGCACATTAATGCGATTGTTTATTTTTGTACCAAAGACAAATGCAACTGATATGGCGAACTGCCAGTCTAAGTAAAGTTTTGCACAGCTTATATGATACTGTACTGaatgtaaaaacaaaagaaaaaaagaaaaaaaactaaaggTCAGGGTTAGGGATCTTACTGAactgtgaatttttttgtttgggtccAATTATCTACAGAAGGAGCATTCATACATAACAATATTATTTTGCTGTTCTTGTAGTTCGCTTCCATGGTAGATAAGTTGGTGGCCGTCTTGGAGtctttaaatcttttttctctgcaCTTACTGTAGGAGATTTTAATATATTTGGATTTTAGTAAGCTATTGGTAAAATAGTTTTCGActttgagaatttaaaaaaaatttaaaaaaagtatttagcTTGTTGTAGTATACTTCcaccaaacaaccaaaataaaattatttttattgtaacGTGTATATatgtaaagaggaaaaaaaaaagagctacaAATATCTAATTCCTTAGTTGCCACTTTTCCAGTTGATGTATTATTATGCATGTGATGTTTCCAAGGATCAACACAGgcttcaaacaaaacaaaacaaaaaaatttatagacttttatatttttgtacAGGTATTTCGAAACTAGCTTCTTCAGACTTATATGTGACTTATTCTTGTTAATTCAGTAGTTTCTATGATTGAGGAATATTAACACAAAGTTCTTATTTGCTCTTCTGCTAATAAGAGTTGGCTTTGTAGTCAGTGTTAACGTACAGATTAAAAGCTTTAGCCTTTGATGAGAAAGTCCTTTATCTCAAGGCAAGATCATTCTCTGGTTTCATGGAcccccccccttttcctccctgttctTTCTCTCCCTATTTAAAGATGACAAAACACTGTTtactgaaaatagaaataccaaatattttcaaatgtagctgctgaaaaaaaaaaatgcaaaagtcCATGAAGGCTTTCTCCCCACTCCCTTTGGGGAATTTCTCCACTTCATTTCTAGTTTGTCTAAGTTTGTTTGTACTGTGATTCCTTTTTGTTTATAAGTAGATTATTTTTATATCCAAACTTGTACTATAAGAGAAAAAAGCCTGAATTGGTAACAGTGCAGGAAGAGTGGCTGGTGAAGGTGGTGGCCCTGCCACACTCACAGCTTTCTTGTACCTAAATATTTTGGAAGACTCAAAAGGGAGGAGGAGGCCAAAATACCACTACTGAGCTGTACAGAAAGTCTTTCCTACAAGAGACTGAACAAATACCCAGGGCAATTTAGGCAAAACTTTGTAAATCCACTTAAGACTTGCAAAATCTGAGTGGAATGTGGGTGTTTTCGTTTGAGGCGtttgtgttgttgttgtttggctGAGGTGAGAAttggctgctgctttccacGGTGGGTCTGGTGTATTCCTCTTGTTCTTGTGGAGCTGCCCAGGGCCCCTAAAACCCCGACAGAGAATGTGTCCTGTGAGGTGCAGGCCATgtctgagcagggctggcacacaGAGGTTGTCCCTTCCCCACGGGCAGTCCCTGTGCTCCATCCAAGCCCTGCAGGCGAGGCAGCATCTCTGAACATTGAGAGAGAGCAGTTTGAAATCAGGTAAAAACTTCTGTGACAAATTCAACTGACAAGGTATTTAAAAGCCCCTGTTTTTTACTGTCCGGGAATCCTGAGCAACACACAACTTtatagctttttatttttgtctgaaaaCCAGACTATGATTTTGGTCTCGCATTTCAAAGTAGACTTTGAATCTTTAGTGAGTTCCATACCCTCGCATTTCAGTGTTTCCTATGTATTATTTTAAGTTAAAGCTTTGAAATAGTTGAGCTTTTTAATGTTGACACTTTATTTTGTAACtatttatatgtatgtatatctTAGAAAAgcactttgtttaaaaaaaaaaaaaagaggagaaaaaaaaaaaaaaaaagaaactgcgTTTTATATGATTCCTGCCACTTGCTGCTAACTCTGGGCTGGTCAGAATGCTGCAGCGATACTTGAGATAAATAAAACCTGGCAGTAAAATGTAGAGTAAATGTAAGACCTTTTGCTGGTTTAACTTTATCATAAAGGTGACATAGGCAAGCTGTGCAGCTTTACATTTTAACCAGGGGACTCTGTGGCATTTAAACCGTCTAGAAATGGTTGTACTTTAATGCCAGTAACAATCTGCTTCCTCTAGTGtcattaaaatatatacatttagTGTATACTTATCACAAACAAAAATCTTATAAGGGTATAAAAACCAACAAATGTACATGTTCTGTTTTTTGGCAATTGTGGCATGCGTTTTTGGGTGATCTTTAGAGAAGACCATTTTCTAAAGATTTTCAGTGTTCATACATAGTATGTGGATCTTAACGAAgtcctgggtttttttggtttgtttttgagTGTAGGCATTGTGAATATTCACTTTTAATCCTATATCCAAAAACAATGATATATTTTTTGATTTACTACAAACAGaagctcttcctttttctgataCACTGGATTCTCTAGGATTTGTTTCCATATTAAAAGCATGCTGTCATAACTGCTCTTGTCGAGATCTCGTCAGTCTGAACGTAGGTGCCACACTTGGAATCGATGGGCTGCTTGTTCTGCTGTACCATGTATGACCCTCGTCCTCCCCCTCCCTTCATGACAGATGATGATGTGGCTTTATATTGTGCCTTACTTGTACATCTAGAACTAAATGTTATTCATTCCCTCTGAACTCGTCAAAGCTTCTGAGATGGAATCAGAGCTGATTAAAGCGTCCTGAAGCGAGTGTGGGTAGGTCTGATTTCAGTTTCTCTCAGTAGTCCTTTTGTATTTATATGGAAGACCAGTTTTTGAATGGCCTTGCAAAACGTGGGGGTGCTCCTGAAGGGTGTTTTTAAACCCGAAACCCCTTTTGCTAACGCTTCCTTTTATGGTTTATTGAACACATTTACTGATACTTGGTGAgtactttttggttttttgggatgAGAGAGACTTAACTGCTAAAGCTATGTTTACGTGTGGATGGGCTGGATTTTCTTATCATACCAGTTGAAATCATTGTGATTTAATAAAGCTGCATTGCTGTAAAGCTGATGTGAGAGTCAGGCTCAGCTGTGTTCAGTTCCTAATTTATAGATTGACTTTTTTCCATACTAAGAGGGCCAGGggaaagttggggttttttaaaaaagcaaacaaacaaacaaaaaaccaacctaaAATGGATGAAGGGTCTTTTAACtagcttaaaagaaaacagacactTTGGAAATACAGAGGTGTCagtttaaagtttatttttaaaagacaccCCCCCAATATTTATCTAATATTTGCCTTCATTAATGAAACAGCTTATTCACAAACTGTAATGACTGgatgtgcttttcttttccgTAAATCATTTAAACATAGCTGGTTATTTTCTAAAGCTCTAAAAGGTTTTATCAGGAGAATTTCCAAGGGTTGCATCCAAGCTGCCTCCAGCAGAAATAGCAAATGCAGTTCTGTGCTTGCTCGTCTTCCTGAAATTCTGCTGAGGCACAACCCAGTTCGGGACCGTGAATGTCAGGATCTGCATTTGGCCTTGAGACCTGAGTTTCAAGAGTGCATCTAATCATGATGTTCTTTCCTTTTGAAGTTGGAGGCTTCAGTTGGAATCACCTAGTGAAGGGTGCTGCTAGATGGGGTCTTGGCTTGTTGACAGCTTTGCACACAGCTGAGGTTTATTTTGTTTACCCCAGGGATCGTGTGAAGTACATTTCAAACAGTTGCTGTCTGGGTGACTGATCCTTCTTGTAACTGTATTAAGGGCATTAGTCTGTTGAGAAAACACCACTCTTGAATATCTCCCAGTGGAAATTGGGATTCTTCAATGTCATTAATCAAAGATGGCACTTTTAGACTGCATCTTCTTTGCAGCAAACAAAAATCTCTTATCTTCTACAACTTACATTTCACAATATGCCATGTGTTCTCCCCAGTGCTTCTAGAAGGTGTGTGTGCACTCTGAATTATAATCCTCAGCCTCTTAGACATCCGGAACTTCCATGGGAGCAAGCAAATACTGGCTCTGCGTTTATTGTCTTTCTGATGAGCTGTGGAGCTAAAAGTGGAACCAGAGCTCTTTTAATCCACACgtgcattttttttgtttcccccataaaagaaataaaactccaAACTTTTTAGATAACGTCACTGGTCAGAGTTTTTCTggagtttaaaatattttgtagttgGGTATCTTTTTAAGTCAAATTTGGGTGACTTCACTCACTCCTGCAAGAAAAACTTCTGGATTGGATTTGGTATTGGCAAAAGCACATCCCAGCCAATCATAATCTTCTGATTAGGAAACAGAACCTAGTAAGAAAACTTAATAATTTTAATCTCTCTTATAATGTAATGGCTATTCATACATTTGGATTGGAATCATCTATCCTCCCAGAATGTTATGCCCAAGGAAAACTTATTGCTTAGTATTTGTGGTTGGGTGAGCTCTTAAGGCTGATGGCACATGCagatgcaaaaaaagaaaaaggcattttaaatgaaacatgGCATCCTGTTCTGCCTATGCTTGGGGTCATGATTGTAATGCTGTCCTTGATATTCTATAATCAACTTCCAACTGGAGCTCAGAAAAACTTACTGAAAGTCTTGTCTCTGTTAGAAAATAAACTTACCTTGTTCAAAGCATGATCTGTTAAGAGTTGCAATGTTAAATGTTGGTTAATAGttgtgcagttttatttttttgaaaagaggCACAATTAAACTATTGACTTTGTTTACTCTGTCACCCTTGATCCCTAGCACTTCTATTCAGATACAAATTCATCAATGTATGCAACATcctttgtaatttaaaataaaaattgtggaGGAGATACTGTCTCGAATCATTGTATGTGTGGAGTGATAGTgaatggcagctgctgccttgaaGTAAGTCCCCAGTCTCCTGGTATTTCCAGGAACTTTCCTTTGGAAGGGATGACAGCTAGGAAAGGAAATAAtctggtttttccttcctcatgcTCAGAGCTGCCTCATAGCGCTGCTGGGTCCCTGTGGGACCATCTGGAGAACCGGGATTAGTGCCTGGAGAAACCGGCTCCCTGCAGTTGCTGTGGAAATGGTCTCCAGCACCTTTGTCCAAAGGGTCcgagggcaggagggaagggacacGGCACCACGGAAGGAATGTGCGGGAAAAGCAAAGGGTCACTGCCCTGCCTCTCATTTTAGGGGTACAGAAGGGGCCTTGTGTTCCCCCACCCTGCTCACAACCAGTCTCAGCCTGGCCTGTCCAGAAACCCAAGAAGGCTCTTGGATGTAAACCTGGAACTTCTCCAGTGGGagcttctggctctgcacaagtccctgacaggagggggcagccgggggggtcgggctctgctcgcagggaacggggacaggaggagagggaacggcctcaggctgggccagggcaggctcagggtggacagcagcaggaatttccccatggaaagggtgctcaggccttggaactgcccagggaggtttggagtgcccatccctggaggtgcccaaggaagggctggaggtggcactcagtgctctgggctggcgacaaggtggggatggggcacagcttggactcgatggaCTTGAAGGTCTTTTTTAACCTCAGTGTTTCTGGAATTCTGTTGTTATCCCGCTCCCTGTGGACCGGCCCAGtccccgcccgcccggccccgccacgTCCCCTCAGGGCCGCGAGTCCCCTCCCGCCGCCCGCAGGGGGCGCCCGcgcgcggcgcggcccggccctgcccggccaagatggcggcggcggcggcggtgccgCTGCGGGTCTGTCACCAGGAGATCGTCAAGTTCGACCTGGAGATCAAGGCGGCCGTGCAGGTACCGCCGCCAGCCCCGGGACACCCCGGCACGGCCGCGGGGCGAGTCGGGGCCGCGCTGACCGCGCCGTTGTGTTCCAGGATATCCGGGACTGCCCGGGGCCGCTCAGCGCCCTCACGGAGCTCAATGCCGCCGTGAAGGAGAAGTTCCGACACCTCCGCGGCCGCATCCAGGTGAGGCGCCCGCCCGGGGTTGCTGAGGGCACCGAGCTGTGCTCCGGGCCCACCGGCTGTGGTTTAGGGGTCCCGGGTGTGTTTTGGAGGGTGCCGGCCCAGGGCTGGAGGATCCCGGTTGTAGGTTCCTGCCGGGCTTTGGGGTGTTCTGACTGTGTTTTGGAGGATGCCGGCcttgggtttgggggtcccggcTGTGGTTTGGTGAGTCGCAGCCGTGGATTGGGGGTTTATCAGCTCATTCTGCCCCGAATCCGCTCCCCGGCCGGAGCTGGGCTGTGCGAGTTGCGGGTGGTTGATGAGGTTCTGGTGTTTGTGCTCTCCGCCGAAGGACTTGGAGGAGATGGCGAAGGAGCAGGACAAGGAGTCGGAGAAACAAGCCTTGCTGTGGGAGGTGGAGAACCACAAGAAGCAAATGCTCAGGTGGGCCTGGCAGCTGGTGCTGTTCCCAAGTCCCCTCTGCCCAGAGAAAGTCTGACTTTGGTGCAGCACCTGTCAGAGTCTGGTTTGGAAGTAAAGACACTGACACGTGTTTTGCCCCAGACCAAGGGGTCAGGGACAGAAAGGGTACAACTCCCTCCTCCTGTCCTGATTTCCTAACTCTGGTCTGTCCCTTTGAGCACTTAAGCTCAAAGAAGGTGGCTTAGGAGTCTGTTGTTTGACAGCTGgcacagttttctttttcccttgctgCATAAATGCTACACTGAGGAATGTCAGGATAGAATGGTGTTATTGTGTGTAGTAATACAGGGAAAgtgagtggctgagggagctgggagggggctggagaattcctgagggagctgggaaaggggctcagcctggagcaaaggaggctcaggggggaccttgtggctctgcacaagtccctgacaggagggggcagccgggggggtcgggctctgctggcagggaacagggacaggaggagagggaacggcctcaggctgggccagggcaggctcagggtgggcagcagcaggaatttccccatggaaagggtgctcaggccttggcaggggctgcccagggaggtttggagtgcccatccctggaggtgtccaaggaagggctggaggtggcactcagagctccgggctggggacaaggtgggaatggggcacgggatggacttgatgatcttggaagtattttccaacccaaatatttctgtgtgtatCAAGGGTGTCCAGTTACAGTGGTGGTTGCTTTGTGAAAATTGTCCTGCTGGCAAGGTGTTACCATCACATTACAACACTCTGCTCTTGTGATTTCAGCAACCAGGCAGCCTGGAGAAAGGCAAATCTGGCCTGCAAAATTGCTATTGACAACTCTGAGAAAgatcagctgctgcagggaagagaCGTCTTAAGACAAAGGTATGGGACTGTCCCACTGTACTGTGGGCTTTAAGCAGTGTCTCCTATATTCACTAGTTTTAAATGGAAGTGACATCATATTTTTAAGTTATTTCATTATATCTGGAGTGTAGCTTTTCTTTTATGAGTGCATTTCCCTTTTGTGGAGATTTGAACTGTTAAGGGTTGTGATAAATTCAGGTTTTCTTGGCATTGGCCTATCTTAGCAGAAAAGAGGATAAATTAACATTCCTAGCTTTACATATTGCCTTTTACAATAATTCCAGATAGGTTCTAAACAAGAACTGGATCATTATCCAAGCTGTTTTCACATGCAGATCTGGATGTAATGGTGTGCAGGCTGTGAATTGAAAGCAGCAACTGGGATACTCAGGATAATAAATTGGTAGTTTGTGGTAGTGCTTCCATAGCAGCCCATGGAGTTACACAGTTCTGGGTGAACAAGTGGTGAAATATGGGCCCCTGTGAGATTCTGAGCCACTGGCTGTTGTTTGGGCTCAGGACTTTCAtattttgtgattattttttattgtttagtGAAGACAATCTGAATTTCTCATGCAGTGAAAACCAGTTGTGTCTTTTGTACACTGGAGAGACATTTAGTGCCGAGCTCTGTTCTAATCTCCCTATCAGCATCATTTTCCCAAAGTAcccaaaaaaagtaattttaccccttcctgctttgctttcttcccttttcaggAAGACAACAAAGGAAAGTCTGGCAGAGAGTGCAGGCAACATCACGGAGAGTCTGATGAGCATCAGCAGGATGATGTCCCAGCAGGTGCAGCAGAGCGAGGAGACCATGCAGACCTTAGGTACAGCTGGAATTCGGGCATGGATGGGGTGGTGGAAGCACCTTTGGTCAGTTCTGTCAGCATGGGGAAAGGAGCAGAGTAGGAGAATGTGCTCCAATGATGATTAAAGGACTGGCCAGCAGAACTGTAACAACTGGACATAAACAGGAAATCATAGTGTACTTTTTGTGGAGTTTCTGTTTGTTGGAGTTTCTGTTTCATGATCATGAGAAGGAAGAGGGGCCAAGATGAGGTTTAGTTTCACATAAAAGCACTTACAAAAGCAAGGCAAGCTCACACAGTGCCCAGAGTGTGTTTGGTGTTACTCTGTGCCACTGTCCTGGCATGGATTTGGGAGTGGCAAAGGAGTCAAAAGCATGGACACAAGTCCCTACACAGAGGAAGGAGTGTCTGGAAAGCTGCTTCCAGCCAGGCTCCAGCTGGGATGGCTGAGACACTGAGATCAAGTGCCTTGAACCCGAGGTCACTTGCTCTGTCAGCAGTGCATCAGGGCCTGTGAAGCCAAGATTTCACCCAGTTCCTTGGCTTCTACTCCTAAAACAATAAATCAAGTGACCTGTCAGAACTGATGATTCATGGAGCATTTAGAAGTTGCTGCCTGGGCCTCTTCCTAGCTGTGCTTTTGGGCAGGAGAGGGAACTTTAAAGACAAGGATAAATAACCCAAGTTTGCCCTCCTTGCTTTCTGCTCCATCTGAGGGTGGCAGCTGGGCACAGTTCGTTGCTGCAGAAGTAGCATGTTCCTTCTCCCATTAAAAAGACAGTTTGGCAGGCACCTTTTCACCCTGTTTCTGAATGAACAGCACTTGGAATTCATCAAGGGAAAAAACTGCCAAAGGTCATTTACAAAACCCAGCTGCAAATTCTGAGTTAGTAGTGCAAATTCCTGTTTTCTGAGCAAGTCCTTCCCTAGGATGCAATGAATGTTTGaggctgtggagcagggaaGTTCTGCTTTGTCATAAACTCTGGGAAGcaagttttctgttttcacttggATCAAAATGCCTCTTGAAATGGGATGGGACAAAGTGTTTTGCAAAATACTACAGacctatttctgctctgaggtttttttttttgtgaaccAGATAATGCTGGATTTGACCTT
This region includes:
- the BNIP1 gene encoding vesicle transport protein SEC20, with the translated sequence MAAAAAVPLRVCHQEIVKFDLEIKAAVQDIRDCPGPLSALTELNAAVKEKFRHLRGRIQDLEEMAKEQDKESEKQALLWEVENHKKQMLSNQAAWRKANLACKIAIDNSEKDQLLQGRDVLRQRKTTKESLAESAGNITESLMSISRMMSQQVQQSEETMQTLANSSRTILEANEEFKSMSGTIQLGRKLITKYNRRELTDKLLIFLALALFLATVLYILKKRLFPFL